The segment ggaatttttttttttccatttggccttaaatttttaacaatttcgTTAGTGGTAATTTTGCAAAACAATGTGgaaaaatagcatctcgagtttttaaaactcgagtttcatgatagaactcgagttccagagCTGGCAAACAAAAATTATCTACGTGGAATCCATGTGGAActcaagtctctaagactcgagttccttCGTTAACGAATACAATTCAAATCCATTTCTTCATTCTAGACTTCTGGGTTTCTTCATCTTCGTTctgttctttcttcttctttgtttgatttttgattgGTTCCGGCAATGGCTAGCCAATCCCAGACTGAATCAATCCACAACTTCAGTTCTCCATGTTTTCCAGTTCTGCGTTGTTGCGTCGGTTGCGTTCTTCGAATCAACTCCTCTATTCAGATCGATTGCATTCTTTGGATCACAGTTTTCCAATTCAGATCGTTCTGCGTTCTCCACTTCAAATCTCTGTTTCTCTTCTTCGAATCTGCGTTTTTAGATCTTATTTTCTAGATcatgtcttcttcttccttcaaatctgtttcttttgttctttagATACTTCTCGATTctaagaaactcgagttccacgtggaTAAATTCCTCCATCTCAGCACtaaaactcgagtctctaaGGCTCGATTTTGCCACCGAACTCGAGTTTCAaggactcgagatgctagtttcctatatggtttcaaaaccttgctaACTAACGATATTCTATCCCCTCCCTCTGCTAGTCTGCAAATTTCCTTtgtgaaatagagaaaaatagaaGCTACgggaaagagagaagaggaaagtgagagaggagagaggagagaaaagaaagaagagaaaaataaaaaaagaaagagaaaaagggatcgttgggaataaaaaaatattactactTGCTTTAACATTTATGCTACAGTGAGCTGTTATTGATAATAGCTCATTGTAGCtgtgtgtcaaaatttttgacatttaaaatatttgatgTAGTGGGTATTTTTGTGTGTTGGTGGTAAAATTTGTAGcttttagcatttttagcatCCTTAATGGAAATGCCCTAAGGAATTTATTAATGTGTACCTTTAGGACATATATTAgtaatccattttaggaaactttTTACGGGAAAACGAAAAAATAATTCActgttttgacaactttttcaatttcccataaaaactttggACCATATGTTAATAACAATTTCAATAAATAACACTAAACATTTTATTGATAGTTTTACATTATTTATCagatttttttctattaattaattatatttttggttttaatatGATTAAAATTTTGACTCACTATAagtaattaatgaaaatttatgaGGGAAAAAAAGGAATTAGGATGCTTGTTTAAAAATCTCTCAGAAAAAGGATATCCTATATGATAGATGTATGGTTGGCATAAGCTATATCCTATATCATAGCTTTAGAATTTCACTAGTtgaaattctattctatttttttaattattttttttctcaattttttaaaaaaaaatctaagtctcagcttttaaaaaataataataacaaaactaaCTTccttaaaaataagctaatttttagTTTGCATTTGACATTGattataagataattttttgcttattttagaGTCTCGCACTATTTTTTGTCTTAGCGTTTTTTCagataattttaatttcatctttttggaaataaagctaatttttatttattttttttgtctcatATTATACAAATAAGCTAtcataaataaagaattttcaaacagacaagtataaaagttaacaaaaattataactttCGTTAAATGCTATACAAATAAGCTACTGACAATTATGGATACCCAATGGTACATACAAATTTAGAGAGGTTTTATTATTGTTACTATAAATACCTAGGTTTTAAATTGCCTTTTACCAAAATCATTAATAAagttacttcttctttttttaggtGGGATTTGATTTGAATCTCTTATTTTACTATAAGGGATTTTAATAaccacaaaattttattattattaaaagttaGAATTTAATAGAGATATTGAGATTTTACATCAAGGAGGAAAgtgtaattttactttttttttttataaaaaaaatctaaaaaataagatgtacaattttttatacattatattagatttaaataaggttttttttttttttcttttttttctttttttgagaagaggtTTAAATAAGTTGATTGATGACAATTTTGGCGTTAGTGATTGGACCATTACCCATTGATCATGATCATGAATGCAGCACAAAGCGGGTGATGTTGATATCCCATATACGACGTACGTGCCATGGCCTATCAATTTCCATGGTTACTATAAAGCCACACCTCCCTAGCAAGCGAACCCCACACTGATTTTGCCTAAACGTGAGTTGAGAGTCTTAACTTCTTTTAGAGCTGTGGATATGGCTGGGAAACTCATGAAAGCAGTGCAGTACAATGGCTATGGCAAAGGACCTGATGGCTTACAGGTCATTCTATTTCAAgtattttattacttattatttttttttattgaattaaagtAATTGGTGGATTCCGGTTGGTGGGTTTGAATTAGTTTACATTAAAAATCGATTGGTATTTTTGGATTACGATAAAGAAAAATCGTCATAAAGTAGAACTAAGAAGTTGAAATTTTactatatcttaaaaaaaaaaaaaaatggttttagaGTGATACTTTGTTAGTGCGTACGTGTGGGAGGGTCAAGACGTAACCAAAAGTTATATAGTTTTGAATTAGATAGATTCGTGGAATCATAATTGAATTTGGGTGGAGACCCAGTTGATAATCTTGTGAGATTCAGGTTGAAGAAAGGGCTTCATGTTCATTGTATTGTACATAAGGGTTGTTTGTTGGAGAATGAAAatggtttttgttatttttcttaaattttaaggaTTTGGCTGTCATTCCTTTTGACTTATGGCATCTAATTCATGATAATTGCTCTTATGTCAAGATATCAATTAGTTTTGAGTGTAGGCAAGATTCAAACCAAAGTCCCTCATTGGGCTAATTAGTTTTGGTTTACTTAATTGAGTATATGGAATATGTATAGAAGGTTGTACCTAGTGCAAAAAACTCAATTCTGTGTACAAAAATCTTATTGAAGTATAAGGCTAGATGGGTAATGGGTTATAGTTTCAGCATACATGATTCTTTGTGAAGATAGACAGTGAGAAAATCACTTGTAGTACCATGGAAAACCAAAATGTCTGCATTTGAATATCAGGACCTTCTATTATGTAATTGTTTGATTTGCTAGAATCTTCAAATCTTCAAATTATTTCGAGTTGATTTGAAGTTTTAGATCAGTTTTTAGGTTGTTTAGCCAATTAGGTGAATTGTCTTTTGCACTTTACTACTTGATTTACAAAACAATAAAGCCATTGACAATTTGACATGACCTTATTAAGATCACATGACTACTTCAACTGAATCTTTTGTGAATTTCATGCTTGTTTGCAGCATGTTGAAGTACCGATTCCCACTCCCAAAAATGATGAGGTTTTGTTGAAATTGGAAGCAGCAAGTCTAAATCCATTTGACTGGAAAGTTCAGAAAGGCATGCTGAGGCCTTTTCTTCCTCGCAAGTTCCCTCACATACCTGGTAAATCAGTGTGCTTTTGCTCCAATCCCTGACACCCACACCCACCCCCAAAACCCCACAAAGGTCATACCCAATGCACAAAATTCCcattttttctgggtttggttgcaataatgattttttttagacaaTCTTTTACCTGGGAGATGTATGTGAGTGACCTCTTTGCATTTCAGAATCTTATATAATTGGGTCTTGAAGTTGCTTGTATATGCATGCAAAACTAATGAAATAGAAAACAGAAAGAAGGTGGGGAAaggaggaataaaaaaattaataccaacaaattattttttgaattattggTATAATTTGGGTTTTGCAAACTTTTGAAAACCATTTATTCTTAGctaaaaaattttcttgtcGGAACTTGGAACAGCTTCTGATGTGGCAGGAGAGGTTGTGGAGGTTGGACCAGGAGTGACAAATTTCAAAGCTGGTGATAAAGTTGTAGCTGTGGTTAACCCAATGGTAAGTGGTTGTATATATCTTTTGGATTGTTTTCCTGTTAGCTTAGGCACTTCTACTTTTGGATAAAGGATAAAGTTGCCTTTCAGTTTACGAGAACCATGGTTCCTCTTGAGCTCATGCATTATATTTCTAAAACTTCCTACAGTGTATTGTTTCTCCATTGTAGTGTAGAGTGTAGACTTGAGCTCATGCATGGTTGAATACTTATACATAAgttatttaaacattttaatatttttgctGTACTAGAAACTTAACCACACATCTTGTCAAACTAGCACAGTTTCATCATATGTGACACTTTGGCTCAGATCTTTGCCTTAAGGATGTGCACATGTTAACATGCCTTTTATGTTCATGGCAAAACTGTAGATTTCCTTGTCTTAATTTATACATTCTTAAATGTTTGTACTCGGTGATTGCAAGCAATGCTATCAAAACCAGACTGGACTGATTGGTCGAATCAATGAGCATCCCAGCCaaatatggagtttgatttttcagctttttttctttcaccaaAGTGGACTAAACTTCACGCCACTTGAACCAGCAAGCTTCAAAGTAGCCTGGTGTAAACAAGGACAAGGTTAACTGAGTTTGAAGAGGAGGGGAACAAGTTATGAAGTCATTAGAGCTTAATGGTTTTCTATGTGTTAGTGCTAAAGTGACATGAAGAATAAACTTTTGCACAATCTGATCTTAAAGAACCCCTTTTTTATGGAAACATTATTATTAAGAAACTTCTCAATATTCTCCACATATTTTCTAAGTATTTGATTTTCGGATATGTGTGGTGTGCATTAGACACAGAGCTGGCTTCTTCCAAGAGTACCTTGTATGGGAGGTACTAGATATGGTCATTAGGCTTGACTGTGCTATTTTATCTAAACCAATTTTAGGTTTCCTCAGTTTATGAACCTGCTGATATAGGATGTGTCATCTATTGTATGTCATGCATTAACTTTCTAAATTTCTACTATCTTAATGTCTGTATGGTTTGTGTAATGTAAATGAATGACAGAATGGGGGTGGACTAGCAGAGTTTGCTGTGACCAAGGAGAACATTACAGTTGCAAGACCATCTAAACTTTCGGCAGACAAAGTAGTAGGCTTGCCAATTGCAGGTTTGACGGCTCACCAGGCTATAACACAATCAGCTGGTGTCAAGCTTGATGGAAgtggaaagaagaagacaaataTTCTGATAACTGCTGCTTCTGGTGGTGTGGGTCACTATGCGGTTCAATTGGCCAAGCTTGGCAATACACATGTGACAGCCACTTGTGGTGCTCGCAACATTGAACTTGTCAAGAAGTTAGGTGCTGATGAGGTTCTTGACTACAAGACCCCAGATGGGGCAACTCTGAGGAGCCCCTCTGGCATAAAATATGACGCAGTTATTCACTGTGCAACAGGCATTCCTTGGTCTATTTTTGAGCCTAATTTGAGCCCAAATGGGAAGGTAGTTGATATTACTCCTGGCCCTAGTGCCCTGGTGACTTTTGCCCTGAAGAAACTTACATTGTCCAAGAAGCAATTGGTGCCACTAATAGTAATTCCCAAGAGTGAGAACCTCCAATATCTTGTTAACTTGGTCAAGGAAGGGAAGCTCAAGACAATAATTGACTCAAAATATCCCCTGGGCAAGGCCAAAGATGCTTGGGCTAAGAGTATTGAAGGCCATGCAACTGGGAAGATCATTGTGGAGCCTTAGGTAAATGTAATATCTTGTAAATGCATCTCAGGATGTTTGGTTTTACCTTGTAATTAAGTTCCTTCTATCTGATTCTGCAAAATGATGATGTTTAGGTTATATGTTCTTGCTGTGGCTTTGGTCATGTTTGTTATTTAATACAGAATCTCTCACATCTGTCTCACTGGGACAGTGGGAGTGTGGGACCTTGGCTTGTCAATACAAACACAGAATTGAAACACAAAAGTAGTAGTTGGCAACAATTGTAGAGAAGGATCCTGCTAAATCATGTAGCAATTGGAAACCTTTTAAAATACTATAGATCATAAATAAATAGCTCTCCAACGGTCTTATGCACTCAGTCTTGAAAAGTGAGGCTAAATTATAATATgctctaaaacaaaacaaacaaacaaaaaattgaaatttaataactttttttcatATATGTGGGAAACTTTGTAAAGATATCAAGAATTCAAGATCATTTCTTACTTTGAAAAAGTGATTCTCAACCGTccactcaaacaaaaacaataacctatggtttatttttggttttctccATTCTTGCTTGGTGAGTATGGACTATTGAGTATATTGGGTATATCATTTTAAAAATCAGATTAGTCAAAAAACCGGTTCCTAGTTTTTATTGGTTGAAATGccaatttttatggtttttaccCTACTAATTAAGATTTGGTTTTCGATTGAACAGGTTAATTTGGTCcgatttttaaaatcatgtttaATATAATATGGTTGGGCTCAAACtcattaactaaaatttttaggtTAAATCAAATGGGACTCTTTAGCACTTGCAGCTGTGGCGCTAAATAGCTATGTTgctatttagctccaccaaaacaccaaaaagagCATGCAGCAGAGGAgctatatttataatttttagcttaattgctacagtgcacatctatttatagatgtgcactgtagctgagagctaaacaaaaaaaaaaaacaattttttactcctcagtcaaattaaaatattattttttctttcttttaatctGCTCCAAATTGCAAATGAGTCCGGCttcccttctttcttcctccactttcctcatcttctctcttcttcctccacCGCTAGCCCGATCTCACAGCCCAGTTGCCAGCCCAACTCCGACCCATCCCCGGCGCCGACCCATCTCGCTAATCTCCCCACCCATTCTGCCAACAAACCCATCTCACCGATCAAACCAAGCTGACCCAAGCTCCAAGCCACCGATCCACGCCTCTGACCCACGCCTCCGCCCAGTCCTCCATGTCAACGCTCACCCAACACCGACAAGCCTAGGTTTCTCTGGATTTCGTGGGTTTCATTCATCGATCCAAGCTCTAGGTTTCATCATTGAAGCCGTCGCTGCCTTCCTCCACCCATTGCTTTGGTTTTTTGTCGATCCAagctttgagttttttttttttttttttttttttttttttggttttttgcaTTGCGTGAATTTGATTGTTGTGGTGTGGGTGTTGCCTGGTGGGTCGGGTGGGTGTgggcttggttgattttttttttttctttattatgggctgtggtggtggtggtggtggttgtggttgtgtgtgtgtggatgtgATTGATGTTTATTGTagagtatatattattttattgtagtggatatattattttattgtgatgtttatattattttattgtgttgaaaactaaaatagatccactgctgtagcatatttgtaggtaaaatagataaagtaactttttgtggagctaaattactaaatttttagATTCACTGTTGTAGAtgcttttataaaaaaaaatcaaatggggCTCTTTTTATTGGGAAGGCAAAAGCCTTGAAGTGAAGAGCTATCCATCTCAATTCTCAACCACTTTTATAAATATGggacaaatcaatttttagtttcGGACATTAATCCACGAAGTAAGTGGGCCAACTTGTAAGGGCCTTGAATACTCCTCATTAATTGTCTGTGAATCTAATCTACAATTGTCCATAAAACTTTAGGGCCCTCCATCCTAACAGCATGTTTGTCTTAGTAGTTTGTACTTTTGTACCATTATAGATTATCCATATATAGGaggatgatttttatttatttatttattattaaatggTCAGAAATTACTACATTACTATGCAGTCCAGGTTGCTCTAAACAAGTTTGGTGGTGGATGATTGGTCTATTAGATCTTTTTAGAAACTCAAAactgatggtttttagaccccttaaaatcacaaacaaattaacttaggtaattagccaagtgattacttagtcaaattaatagatctaggttaatacaaatatatcatatcaatgtatagcagcgaaaaataaataacacaacgatatgataacccaggaaaaccaaaccggtaaaaaacctggggaggatttaacctagctatcttcaaggtaaaaagcaaatccactagaaagaatcgaagttcatacaataagacttacaagcccccacgctcgacttcttattgctacccaccagtagaacttactgacacgaccacgtgcaagttccgaatccacggactccttctttctttggcctttgcaaaacacaaacacccccgtttgtgactttgagatcccactcaaaggtttagcaacacaaactctcctgtttgtgactccaagaccaccattgaaggtttagatcatcaacacttttgatgacaagagaaggcagcaacttctacaataccggatcttgagattcttcaaggaatagcatcgatagaagatataagagagctttttaggaacaaaaccctaaatacaaaagaggcacactcttttctatctcaaaagccacataaaaacgtgcttaggatttcatttatatactgggagaagtagattagaaaccctaatcctaaatgggcttgaactgctgtttggacttaattaaaattctgcagatacgactttcgatcgatcgagccagacaaattatgaaatcttcttcctgcagcttgtatgttcttgaatcttgacttgaatcaccttgagcattgtctaataatacctatagactctaagatctatatctagacaagtttgtgttcacgatttgccaattgttctaaacatttagaacctaacaaaaaccTTAGAATCGTGACTGATTAGAATTAAGTCCAGTTTGACAAActtgtaatattatttatgcTAATCCATAGGGTAAAACAATTCTATTATATAAGTCTTTATTTTGGGTTCAAAAGAACAAAGTTcatttgaaagattttttttttttttaaattaaaattaaaaaattcggCAATTTGTTTAGATGAAAGAGGAGGAAAGAGTAGTATTAGGAAGGGGAGGGGTAGGGTTTAATGAGCATTAATTAGGTTTTCTTGAGGGGAATCCCTCATAACCCCTATTTTTTTTGGCGAAAAACGCATTTTCGTCCCTATATTTTCACTCAATTCTCACTTTGAttcctatcttttattttcaccacttttagtccttaaaataaaaaaagcgatctcgtttttgtccctaccgtcagtgccctaacggcaaaGTCCTAGGTGGCATACGGAACACCCTATAAGCTGACGTGGCACTGATGTGACACTGATGTGgcgattaaaatattattaaaaaatattatttggcatttttatatgccacgtcagcattttaattttttataaaaagccaTGTCAgacaatttaaaccaaaaaagaaaataaattaaaaaacaaaacttaaaatttttttttcttgattcaAATGGTTAATTTCTCCATTTAAAAAATCCATAAGAATTAAATtagcataaaaattatattttgaagaaacaaatgttttaaaaatagaaCTTGAATCTCTCTCTCAGTTCACTTTCTATAATTTGAATCTCTCACACACTATCTCTCTCTAGGCCGGATCTTGGAGCTTCTTTCCAAGCTTCATTCATGGCCAACCACCAAGCTCAACCACTTCTCACTGGTCACTGTCCAACTATTGTTGCTTGGCAATAGTCATCTTTCTCTTAACTTAGTTCGACTCGGTCAATCTCCTTTCTTGTCAAACCCTTATCGGAGTTCCAACCCACCGCTAAGCtattgtgtttggttggttttagaattttttggatttggcgAAAAACCCGGTAAGCTATCTCTCTGATGAGATCTGGGTCTCCTtggattctttctctctttgatctgATTTGGTTTTGCAAGTTTAGTTTTAAGTCAAATATGTTCttatttctgattttgtttgtaaaaaCCAAATgaaccccaaaattttaaaacctagATAAATTGATTCATTGGTGAATAAATAACGAATTTGTAAATTGTATGAATGGGCATCTAGGTTTGTTTGAAACTTGTATGAGTGGGTATTTGGGTTTGTTTGAGACTTGTGTGACTAAGTTTGTTCAGATTTGGATATCCTTGCTcttgttttgggtttgtttgtgtttttgtttttttggagagaacgaggagttgtttgtttttatgggtttttttgtgtgtttgtttctgaataaaaattttgggtttatgggtttgtttgaGATTGAATTGGTTactgggtttatgggtttattTCTTCGATTTAtttatggtttggtttggtttcttggatttatttcttgtttttctagATTTGATggatttatttcttgtttttctagATTTGATGGAGTAGATTTGGTTGCtaa is part of the Quercus robur chromosome 9, dhQueRobu3.1, whole genome shotgun sequence genome and harbors:
- the LOC126699022 gene encoding chloroplast envelope quinone oxidoreductase homolog; translation: MAGKLMKAVQYNGYGKGPDGLQHVEVPIPTPKNDEVLLKLEAASLNPFDWKVQKGMLRPFLPRKFPHIPASDVAGEVVEVGPGVTNFKAGDKVVAVVNPMNGGGLAEFAVTKENITVARPSKLSADKVVGLPIAGLTAHQAITQSAGVKLDGSGKKKTNILITAASGGVGHYAVQLAKLGNTHVTATCGARNIELVKKLGADEVLDYKTPDGATLRSPSGIKYDAVIHCATGIPWSIFEPNLSPNGKVVDITPGPSALVTFALKKLTLSKKQLVPLIVIPKSENLQYLVNLVKEGKLKTIIDSKYPLGKAKDAWAKSIEGHATGKIIVEP